A part of Numenius arquata chromosome 2, bNumArq3.hap1.1, whole genome shotgun sequence genomic DNA contains:
- the LOC141479221 gene encoding histone H2B 5: MPEPAKSAPAPKKGSKKAVTKTQKKGDKKRRKSRKESYSIYVYKVLKQVHPDTGISSKAMGIMNSFVNDIFERIAGEASRLAHYNKRSTITSREIQTAVRLLLPGELAKHAVSEGTKAVTKYTSSK, translated from the coding sequence ATGCCTGAGCCGGCCAAGTCCGCCCCCGCGCCCAAGAAGGGCTCCAAGAAGGCGGTCACCAAGACCCAGAAGAAGGGTGACAAGAAACGGCGCAAGAGCCGCAAGGAGAGCTACTCCATCTACGTGTACAAGGTGCTGAAGCAGGTGCACCCCGACACGGGCATCTCGTCCAAGGCCATGGGCATCATGAACTCCTTCGTCAACGACATCTTCGAGCGCATCGCCGGCGAGGCCTCGCGCCTGGCGCACTACAACAAGCGCTCCACCATCACCTCGCGGGAGATCCAGACGGCCGTGCGGCTCCTGCTGCCCGGCGAGCTGGCCAAGCACGCCGTCTCCGAGGGCACCAAGGCCGTCACCAAGTACACCAGCTCCAAGTAA
- the LOC141479218 gene encoding histone H1.03-like yields MSETAPAPAAEAAPAAAPAPAAKAAAKKPKKAAGAAKARKPAGPSVTELITKAVSASKERKGLSLAALKKALAAGGYDVEKNNSRIKLGLKSLVSKGTLVQTRGTGASGSFRLSKKPGEVKEKAPKKRATAAKPKKPAAKKPASAAKKPKKAVTAKKSPKKAKKPAAAAAKKAAKSPKKVTKAAKPKKAAAAKSPAKAKAVKPKAAKPKAAKPKAAKAKKAAPKKK; encoded by the coding sequence ATGTCGGAGACCGCTCCTGCCCCGGCTGCTGaggcagcgcccgccgccgccccggcccccgccgccaaGGCCGCCGCCAAGAAGCCGAAGAAAGCGGCGGGCGCCGCCAAAGCCCGCAAACCCGCCGGCCCCAGCGTCACCGAGCTGATCACCAAGGCCGTTTCCGCCTCCAAGGAGCGCAAGGGGCTCTCCCTCGCCGCGCTCAAGAAGGCGCTGGCCGCCGGCGGCTACGATGTGGAGAAGAACAACAGCCGCATCAAGCTGGGGCTCAAGAGCCTGGTCAGCAAGGGCACCCTGGTGCAGACCAGGGGCACCGGCGCCTCCGGCTCCTTCCGCCTCAGCAAGAAGCCCGGGGAAGTGAAGGAGAAGGCTCCCAAGAAGCGGGCGACTGCGGCCAAGCCCAAGAAGCCGGCAGCTAAGAAGCCCGCCAGCGCCGCCAAGAAGCCCAAGAAGGCAGTGACAGCGAAGAAGAGCCCTAAGAAAGCGAAGaagccggcggccgccgcggccaAGAAAGCGGCCAAGAGCCCCAAGAAGGTGACCAAGGCTGCCAAGCCCAAGAAGGCGGCAGCTGCCAAGAGCCCGGCTAAAGCGAAGGCGGTGAAGCCCAAAGCAGCCAAGCCCAAGGCGGCCAAGCCCAAAGCGGCGAAGGCGAAGAAGGCGGCGCCCAAGAAGAAGTAG
- the LOC141479220 gene encoding histone H2A-IV, with amino-acid sequence MSGRGKQGGKARAKAKSRSSRAGLQFPVGRVHRLLRKGNYAERVGAGAPVYLAAVLEYLTAEILELAGNAARDNKKTRIIPRHLQLAIRNDEELNKLLGKVTIAQGGVLPNIQAVLLPKKTDSHKAKAK; translated from the coding sequence ATGTCCGGCCGCGGGAAGCAGGGCGGGAAGGCGCGGGCCAAGGCCAAGTCGCGCTCGTCGCGGGCCGGGCTGCAGTTCCCCGTGGGCCGCGTGCACCGGCTGCTGCGCAAGGGCAACTACGCGGAGCGGGTGGGCGCCGGCGCCCCGGTGTACCTGGCGGCCGTGCTGGAGTACCTGACGGCCGAGATCCTGGAGCTGGCGGGCAACGCGGCCCGCGACAACAAGAAGACGCGCATCATCCCCCGCCACCTGCAGCTGGCCATCCGCAACGACGAGGAGCTCAACAAGCTGCTGGGCAAGGTGACGATCGCGCAGGGCGGGGTGCTGCCCAACATCCAGGCCGTGCTGCTGCCCAAGAAGACCGACAGCCACAAGGCTAAAGCCAAGTGA
- the LOC141479219 gene encoding histone H3 has translation MARTKQTARKSTGGKAPRKQLATKAARKSAPATGGVKKPHRYRPGTVALREIRRYQKSTELLIRKLPFQRLVREIAQDFKTDLRFQSSAVMALQEASEAYLVGLFEDTNLCAIHAKRVTIMPKDIQLARRIRGERA, from the coding sequence ATGGCGCGCACGAAGCAGACGGCGCGTAAGTCGACGGGCGGGAAGGCGCCCCGCAAGCAGCTGGCCACTAAGGCGGCCCGCAAGAGCGCGCCGGCCACGGGCGGCGTGAAGAAGCCGCACCGCTACCGGCCCGGCACGGTGGCGCTGCGCGAGATCCGGCGCTACCAGAAGTCGACGGAGCTGCTGATCCGCAAACTGCCCTTCCAGCGCCTGGTGCGCGAGATCGCGCAGGACTTCAAGACCGACCTGCGCTTCCAGAGCTCGGCCGTCATGGCGCTGCAGGAGGCCAGCGAGGCCTACCTGGTGGGGCTCTTCGAGGACACCAACCTCTGCGCCATCCACGCCAAGCGCGTCACCATCATGCCCAAGGACATCCAGCTGGCCCGCCGCATCCGCGGGGAGCGTGCCTGA